Proteins encoded in a region of the Solanum dulcamara chromosome 9, daSolDulc1.2, whole genome shotgun sequence genome:
- the LOC129904282 gene encoding pentatricopeptide repeat-containing protein At5g38730, whose product MANLVRANVDNEMVKAVAAVVLKGHWDNLLKPKIGSFVTSTTISQALLHISQYYFSLSWSFFRWAESVPNYKHSLQSSWTMIYILTKQKHFKTAQDMLQKVAVKDFLSSPTVLNALVSSNLNNDVNSHLLSWLVIFYANSKLLHDAIQVFEHMRVSKLMPHTHACTTLLNSLVKDGLTDTLWKIYKKMQKIGVVPNIYIYNVVMHACCKSGDVERAEDLLREMEFKATFPDLYTYNTLISLYCKKGMHYEALCVQDRMERARVCPDIVTYNSLIYSYCREGRMREAMRLFKEIKDATTNLVTYTTLIDGYCRANNVTEALRLRDAMEAKGLYPGIVTYNSILRKLCEQGQTKDANILLNEMNEKKVVPDNVTCNTLINGYCKIGDMKSALKVKNKMLEGGLKPDRFTYNAMIHGFCKVKDTDGAKEVLFDMVRSGLSPSYCSYSWLVDAYCHLNNEVAVVSLPDEFTRRGYLVDVSFYRAIIRRLCKRGKIDGAEKVFHIMQTKGMLGDSLIYATLSYAYFKAGKVDTASYLLEDMYKRRLMITLKMYKSFNASYSDENALLYMFWSNVVQRGLISRTVCDDIQQLKILY is encoded by the coding sequence ATGGCCAACCTGGTTCGCGCAAATGTGGACAATGAAATGGTCAAAGCTGTTGCTGCAGTTGTCCTCAAGGGGCACTGGGACAATCTTTTGAAGCCTAAGATCGGTTCATTTGTGACTTCCACCACTATTAGTCAAGCTCTTCTTCATATATCGCAATATTATTTCTCCCTCTCATGGTCATTCTTTCGGTGGGCTGAATCAGTTCCCAATTACAAGCATTCGTTGCAATCCTCTTGGACTATGATTTACATTCTCACCAAACAAAAACACTTCAAAACTGCACAAGACATGCTTCAAAAGGTGGCGGTAAAAGACTTTTTATCATCACCGACTGTTCTAAATGCACTTGTGAGTTCCAATCTGAATAATGATGTGAACTCACATCTTTTAAGTTGGTTGGTGATATTCTATGCTAATTCAAAACTACTCCATGATGCAATTCAAGTTTTTGAGCATATGAGGGTTTCTAAGCTGATGCCCCATACGCATGCTTGTACTACCCTTCTGAATTCATTGGTCAAGGATGGGTTGACTGATACTTTGTGgaaaatttacaaaaagatGCAAAAAATAGGGGTGGTTCcgaatatatatatctataacGTGGTTATGCATGCCTGCTGTAAGTCTGGTGATGTAGAGCGGGCTGAAGATTTATTGAGAGAAATGGAGTTTAAAGCTACATTCCCTGACCTTTACACTTATAACACATTGATATCTTTGTACTGCAAGAAAGGCATGCATTATGAAGCTTTGTGCGTGCAGGATAGGATGGAAAGAGCACGAGTATGTCCTGATATTGTAACCTATAATTCTTTAATTTACAGTTACTGCAGGGAAGGGAGGATGAGGGAGGCTATGAGGCTTTTCAAGGAAATTAAAGATGCTACCACTAACCTGGTTACTTACACTACATTGATAGATGGATATTGCAGAGCCAACAACGTTACTGAAGCTTTAAGATTGAGAGACGCAATGGAGGCAAAGGGTTTGTATCCTGGGATTGTTACTTACAACTCAATTCTTCGGAAATTGTGTGAACAAGGCCAGACGAAGGATGCAAATATActattaaatgaaatgaatgaGAAGAAAGTCGTGCCTGATAATGTGACTTGCAACACTTTGATTAATGGTTACTGCAAGATCGGGGATATGAAATCTGCTCTTAAGGTGAAAAATAAGATGTTGGAAGGTGGACTAAAACCTGACCGCTTCACTTACAATGCGATGATTCATGGATTTTGTAAGGTAAAGGATACAGATGGGGCCAAAGAAGTATTATTTGACATGGTTAGGAGTGGACTTTCTCCCAGTTACTGCTCATATTCGTGGCTTGTGGATGCTTACTGCCACCTGAATAATGAGGTAGCAGTTGTATCATTGCCAGATGAGTTTACGAGAAGAGGTTATCTTGTTGATGTTTCCTTTTATAGGGCAATCATAAGGAGGTTGTGCAAGAGAGGTAAAATTGATGGTGCTGAAAAAGTTTTCCATATTATGCAAACAAAGGGAATGCTTGGAGATAGTCTAATATATGCTACTCTTTCATATGCTTACTTTAAGGCAGGGAAGGTTGATACTGCGTCATATTTGTTAGAGGACATGTACAAAAGAAGGCTAATGATAACCCTTAAAATGTACAAAAGTTTTAATGCTTCTTACTCTGATGAGAATGCCcttttatatatgttttggaGTAACGTGGTGCAAAGAGGTCTGATATCCAGAACTGTTTGCGATGACATCCAGCAATTGAAGATACTATATTAG